A stretch of Rubinisphaera margarita DNA encodes these proteins:
- a CDS encoding MBL fold metallo-hydrolase, with protein MRIEPLGTGGYHPNEVRHTACFLLPELDLAFDAGTAAFRLTERLQSKELHLFLTHPHWDHIIGLTYLYVPMLLKQIEAVHLYGNRHTLDAVKTCLFSEPTFAHMPDFQLVELDAIESRQLTIGASTVHWQPLPSHPGGSMAYLVDDGDKRFAYVTDTYVDGTYDEFIRGVDLLIHECYFSDETSEWAEKTGHSYLTQVAELAQRTGSGQLLLTHIDPRENNDAPWDLAHTKTIHPAIDYARDLQAVQV; from the coding sequence ATGCGTATCGAACCACTCGGCACCGGCGGTTATCACCCGAATGAAGTCCGCCACACCGCCTGCTTTCTGTTGCCGGAATTGGACCTCGCTTTCGACGCCGGCACAGCTGCCTTCCGCCTGACCGAACGTCTGCAGAGCAAAGAGCTGCACCTGTTCCTCACGCATCCGCACTGGGACCACATCATCGGGCTGACGTACCTCTACGTGCCGATGCTGCTCAAGCAGATCGAAGCCGTACATCTCTACGGAAACCGCCACACGCTCGATGCGGTCAAAACCTGTCTGTTCTCCGAGCCGACATTCGCACACATGCCCGACTTTCAGCTGGTTGAACTCGATGCCATCGAGTCACGGCAGTTGACCATCGGAGCATCGACCGTCCACTGGCAGCCACTTCCGAGTCATCCCGGCGGCTCGATGGCTTATCTCGTTGATGACGGCGACAAACGATTCGCGTACGTCACCGACACCTATGTCGATGGAACGTACGACGAGTTTATTCGCGGGGTCGACCTGCTGATTCACGAATGTTACTTCAGCGACGAAACCAGCGAATGGGCGGAGAAAACCGGGCACAGCTATCTCACCCAGGTTGCGGAACTGGCTCAGCGAACAGGAAGCGGACAACTCCTGTTGACTCACATCGATCCCCGTGAAAACAACGATGCTCCCTGGGATCTGGCTCACACGAAGACAATCCATCCGGCTATCGACTACGCCCGCGATCTGCAGGCCGTGCAGGTGTGA